A genomic window from Salvia miltiorrhiza cultivar Shanhuang (shh) chromosome 5, IMPLAD_Smil_shh, whole genome shotgun sequence includes:
- the LOC131024861 gene encoding ubiquitin C-terminal hydrolase 22-like: MSSRNSSFTIPRPCKHLVDYKMKHGLKGYNSIQDLLKFSPYGRIMIDKSDPRCSFCSGCCGRLFMCLICSSVTCCINQESNHALLHCESVCGHEIGVDMERAELYCSVCCDQVYDIEFDRVVMCKKMLGLSRNGSDGVVESGQLRLSKRRRLDFGADLGSESVKRSVLRSKQRSKSCLPLGLRGLNNLGNTCFMNSVLQALLHAPPFRNYFLSDRHSHERCRKTSADRLCLPCDVDVIFDAVFSGDRTPYSPAKFLYSWWQHSENLASYEQQDAHEFFISMLDRIHDKLGKSSLANKENGDCQCIAHRVFSGLLRSDVTCTSCGFTSSTYDPCVDISLDLNTGASFATDFSSRSSKLNETLAAPTLAGCFDLFTRPERLGSDQKLYCENCHEKQDALKQMSLKKLPLVLCLHIKRFEHSPIRKMSRKIDRHLQFPFSLDMRPYLSSSIVKKRFGNRMFSLEGEEAADVSTEFEVFAVVTHSGMLESGHYVTYLRLRNQWYKCDDAWITEVDEEVVRTSQCYLMFYVQKVFYHKGSDDLGCQPVSPLPDAFVPIAGCC, encoded by the exons ATGTCATCAAGAAACTCTTCCTTCACAATCCCTAGGCCTTGCAAGCATCTTGTGGATTACAAGATGAAGCACGGATTAAAGGGTTACAATTCGATCCAAGATTTGTTGAAGTTCAGCCCATATGGTAGAATAATGATTGATAAATCAGATCCCAGATGCAGTTTCTGCTCTGGTTGCTGTGGCAGATTGTTTATGTGTTTGATCTGCTCCTCAGTTACATGCTGCATAAATCAAGAATCAAATCATGCCCTTTTGCATTGTGAATCTGTTTGTGGTCATGAGATTGGTGTTGATATGGAGAGGGCTGAGTTGTATTGCTCTGTGTGCTGTGATCAGGTCTATGATATTGAATTTGATAGAGTTGTGATGTGCAAGAAAATGTTGGGGTTGTCTAGAAATGGGAGTGATGGGGTTGTGGAGAGTGGTCAGCTGAGGCTGAGCAAGAGGAGGAGGTTGGATTTTGGGGCTGATTTGGGGTCGGAGAGTGTTAAAAGATCGGTGTTGAGGAGTAAGCAGAGGTCGAAATCGTGCCTCCCGTTGGGGTTGAGGGGGTTGAACAATCTTGGGAACACTTGCTTCATGAACTCTGTGTTGCAGGCATTGCTTCATGCTCCCCCTTTTAGGAACTACTTTCTTAGTGATAGGCATAGCCATGAGAGGTGTAGGAAGACCTCTGCTGATAGGCTGTGCTTGCCCTGTGATGTggatgtcatttttgatgctgTTTTCTCCGGTGATCGGACGCCTTACAGTCCTGCTAAGTTTCTATACAG CTGGTGGCAGCATTCGGAGAATCTTGCTAGTTACGAGCAGCAAGACGCGCACGAGTTCTTTATCTCAATGCTAGATAGGATCCATGACAAGTTGGGGAAATCTAGTCTTGCAAATAAAG AAAATGGGGATTGCCAGTGTATTGCTCACAGGGTTTTCTCAGGGCTTCTGAGATCGGATGTCACGTGTACATCCTGTGGGTTCACATCTTCGACTTATGATCCGTGCGTGGACATCTCTCTCGACTTGAACACGGGCGCCTCTTTTGCAACGGATTTCAGCAGCCGGTCAAGCAAGCTGAACGAGACCTTAGCAGCTCCCACGCTTGCAGGCTGCTTCGACCTGTTCACGAGGCCGGAGAGGTTGGGATCGGACCAGAAACTCTACTGCGAGAACTGCCATGAAAAGCAGGACGCGCTGAAGCAGATGTCTCTGAAGAAGCTCCCGCTGGTCCTATGCCTGCACATCAAGCGTTTCGAGCACTCGCCAATCCGGAAGATGTCGAGAAAGATCGACCGCCATCTGCAGTTCCCCTTCTCCTTGGACATGAGGCCTTATCTATCCTCTTCCATCGTGAAGAAAAGATTTGGGAATAGAATGTTTTCTTTGGAGGGAGAGGAAGCTGCAGATGTTTCGACTGAGTTTGAGGTTTTTGCAGTGGTGACTCATTCTGGGATGTTGGAATCTGGGCATTACGTGACGTATCTGCGTCTGAGAAACCAGTGGTATAAATGTGATGATGCTTGGATTACAGAGGTTGATGAAGAGGTGGTCAGAACCTCACAGTGCTACCTGATGTTCTACGTGCAGAAGGTGTTTTACCACAAAGGGAGCGACGACCTCGGCTGCCAGCCGGTGTCGCCACTGCCGGATGCCTTCGTCCCTATAGCCGGCTGTTGCTAG
- the LOC131024860 gene encoding probable steroid-binding protein 3, producing MQRTKAHPLNTLTRHQYYTHSLSLNPNFSKGKSMELTPKQLEAYDGSDPSKPIYVAVRGNIYDVTTGKSFYGPGGAYAVFAGKDASRALAKMSKDESDVVPNLDGLTEKEIGVLVDWEKKFQDKYRVVGTVTNN from the coding sequence ATGCAAAGGACCAAAGCCCATCCCTTGAACACCCTCACCAGACACCAATActacacacactctctctctcttaatccGAATTTCTCCAAGGGAAAATCAATGGAGCTCACTCCCAAGCAGCTGGAAGCCTACGATGGCTCCGATCCGTCGAAGCCCATCTATGTGGCCGTTCGCGGCAACATCTACGACGTCACCACCGGCAAGTCCTTCTACGGCCCCGGCGGCGCCTACGCCGTCTTCGCCGGCAAGGACGCCAGCCGCGCCCTCGCCAAGATGAGCAAGGACGAGAGCGACGTCGTTCCTAACCTCGACGGCCTCACCGAAAAGGAGATCGGCGTTCTCGTTGACTGGGAGAAGAAGTTCCAGGACAAGTATCGTGTCGTTGGCACCGTTACCAATAATTAG